From the genome of Virgibacillus proomii, one region includes:
- a CDS encoding PTS lactose/cellobiose transporter subunit IIA, whose product MDIENISMSIILQAGNAKKYLYEALKHARNAEFEQIETKMRLVSKELLKAHKLQTKLIQEDTKGELENLPILLVHAQDHLMSVMSERSLVEEMIAMYSSQNKLRKKVNCLVEGMNVGKKVDS is encoded by the coding sequence ATGGATATTGAAAATATTTCAATGAGCATCATTTTACAAGCAGGTAATGCAAAAAAATATTTATATGAGGCATTAAAACATGCTCGAAATGCAGAGTTTGAACAAATTGAAACAAAAATGAGGCTAGTTTCTAAAGAATTATTAAAAGCTCATAAATTGCAAACCAAACTTATTCAGGAAGACACAAAGGGGGAATTGGAAAATTTGCCAATTTTACTAGTCCATGCACAGGATCATTTAATGTCAGTTATGTCAGAAAGAAGTTTGGTAGAAGAGATGATAGCAATGTACAGTAGTCAGAATAAACTTCGTAAAAAAGTAAACTGTTTAGTGGAAGGGATGAATGTTGGAAAAAAAGTAGATAGTTGA
- a CDS encoding PTS sugar transporter subunit IIB produces MKITLLCALGMSTSLLVERMKKAADSRGIDVQIEAHSVDDMDKQLKRADVILLGPQIRYKKNELFKKAEARGVPIAIIDMRAYGATDGEKVLEQALKLNT; encoded by the coding sequence TTGAAAATTACATTACTTTGCGCACTCGGAATGAGTACAAGCCTTCTGGTAGAAAGAATGAAGAAAGCGGCTGATAGTAGAGGGATTGATGTGCAAATTGAAGCACATTCGGTAGATGATATGGACAAGCAGCTTAAACGTGCTGATGTCATACTTTTAGGTCCACAAATTCGCTATAAGAAGAATGAACTGTTTAAAAAAGCGGAAGCAAGGGGTGTGCCAATCGCCATTATTGATATGCGAGCATATGGAGCGACTGATGGTGAAAAAGTGTTGGAGCAAGCACTTAAGTTAAATACATGA
- a CDS encoding 6-phospho-beta-glucosidase, with product MKGLKIAVIGGGSSYTPELLEGLIKNQKVLHVAEVWLADVVAGQKKLAIIEGLAKRMIQKSECPIKIIATFDRQEAIKNADYIITQIRVGQLAMRRYDEYISIKHGVIGQETTGAGGFMKALRTIPVILDICKDIEKLAPNAWLLNFTNPAGVVTEAVLKHSNVKVIGLCNNPINYYKKFSETYNVSVDDVSISFTGINHLIWITDLYIKGESRIEDIFNGWSDSYEAKNIPAFGWDLEFLKSLGAIPCGYHKYYYQSDRILQEQLEQFKRNETRADQVQKIEKELFTIYQNLELNEKPKALEQRGGAYYSEAAVNLITSIQLNKKNVHTLNVRNNGSIACLPNDVCIEVNCVVERHQITPLQVGAVPPQIRGLLQNVKAYEELTVDAAVYGDKDLAQQALTLHPLIPSAERAKAILKEMFIVNKEFLPQFTSLL from the coding sequence ATGAAAGGATTAAAAATAGCTGTGATAGGGGGAGGATCTTCATATACACCGGAATTATTAGAAGGTTTGATTAAAAATCAAAAAGTTTTGCATGTAGCAGAAGTTTGGTTAGCAGATGTAGTTGCAGGACAAAAGAAGTTAGCCATTATAGAAGGCTTAGCAAAACGTATGATTCAAAAGTCTGAATGTCCAATTAAAATTATTGCAACTTTTGATAGACAAGAAGCAATAAAAAATGCCGATTACATTATTACACAAATTAGAGTTGGACAACTTGCCATGCGACGTTATGATGAATATATCTCCATTAAGCATGGGGTGATAGGTCAAGAAACAACTGGAGCCGGGGGATTTATGAAAGCTTTACGAACGATACCAGTGATTCTTGATATTTGTAAAGATATCGAAAAACTTGCTCCGAATGCTTGGTTGTTGAATTTTACAAATCCTGCAGGTGTTGTTACAGAAGCAGTTTTGAAACATAGTAATGTAAAAGTTATTGGCCTATGTAATAATCCGATTAATTATTATAAAAAATTCTCCGAAACTTATAACGTTTCTGTTGATGATGTTAGTATCAGTTTCACAGGCATCAATCATTTGATTTGGATAACGGATTTATATATTAAAGGTGAGTCAAGAATAGAGGATATTTTCAATGGTTGGTCGGATAGTTACGAGGCAAAGAATATTCCTGCGTTTGGCTGGGACTTGGAGTTTTTGAAATCATTGGGTGCTATTCCTTGCGGCTATCATAAATATTATTATCAGTCGGATCGTATTTTGCAAGAACAACTTGAACAGTTTAAGCGAAATGAAACCCGTGCTGATCAAGTACAAAAAATTGAAAAAGAACTTTTTACTATTTATCAGAACCTTGAACTAAACGAGAAACCAAAAGCTTTGGAACAGAGGGGAGGAGCTTATTATTCAGAGGCAGCTGTTAATTTGATTACATCTATTCAATTGAATAAAAAAAATGTGCATACACTAAATGTTCGCAATAACGGATCCATTGCATGTTTACCTAATGACGTCTGCATAGAAGTAAATTGTGTAGTGGAGCGACATCAAATTACACCACTACAAGTAGGGGCAGTACCTCCACAGATCAGGGGGCTTTTGCAAAATGTTAAAGCATACGAAGAATTAACTGTGGACGCAGCTGTATATGGAGACAAAGATCTTGCTCAGCAAGCATTAACATTACATCCACTTATCCCATCTGCTGAACGAGCAAAAGCTATTTTAAAAGAAATGTTTATCGTAAACAAAGAGTTTTTACCACAATTTACTTCATTACTATAA
- a CDS encoding exo-beta-N-acetylmuramidase NamZ family protein, translating into MRTLKKSMTIIMMILFVLAITSSDTTLSAESNKGKRKNKVSKKVTPGIEVFLTDHLEWVQDKRVGLITNHTGVTSSLESSIDLLYNHPEVNLTALYGPEHGIRGDREAGEYVESYIDKKTGLPVYSLYGSTWKPTEEMLEDVNVLLFDIQDIGSNVYTYIYTLGFAMEAAAEHDKQLIVLDRPNPIGGTRVEGPVRSKDAVSFMGRFLLPVRHGMTVGELAVMWNHEYSMGVDLKIAKLKGWKRNMYFSDTGLPWVMSSPNIPTEKTAYLYTGTELLDDTSLSTGLGTTRPFELVGAPWIDSEALVEEMRNRGIAGVKFRSAYFTPMFGKYEGELVAGVQVHLNDPEKVDLVALGLNLVDAMRDQNPDKFEMTESYTNLIGDTDVPEMIMKNMPVDRIIASWQEVLYEWIKDVRNKYLMYPPFPAGSKPYRPKGVLGILPLDLAVSPGQNIALAVKGYNKHGKKLEMDPDLIDWTVSNDIGYVENGTFYAVKEGKAQLIATYRDYKAKREVVVSSRNVNNIRYGVHSNYTRVVFDLNKTVDDYDIIKDNNMLKVRIPYGKISGELKQEGGTMEVTNNPVLSSIEYLKEGDTFVAVFYLKKENVDYATPKYLSRLVVDIKH; encoded by the coding sequence GTGAGGACATTAAAAAAATCAATGACGATTATAATGATGATACTTTTTGTTCTTGCTATTACATCTTCAGATACGACGTTGAGTGCGGAGAGCAATAAGGGGAAGAGGAAAAATAAGGTTAGTAAAAAAGTGACACCAGGTATTGAGGTTTTCTTAACTGATCATTTAGAGTGGGTTCAGGATAAACGAGTTGGGTTGATTACGAATCATACTGGGGTTACAAGTAGTTTAGAGAGTAGCATTGATTTATTGTACAATCATCCTGAAGTGAATTTAACAGCATTATATGGTCCGGAACACGGCATACGCGGGGATCGTGAAGCAGGAGAATATGTGGAGTCGTATATCGATAAAAAAACGGGTTTACCTGTATATAGCTTGTATGGATCTACCTGGAAACCTACGGAAGAGATGCTCGAGGATGTAAATGTTTTATTATTTGATATTCAGGATATAGGTTCCAATGTTTATACTTATATTTACACGCTGGGTTTTGCCATGGAGGCAGCAGCAGAACATGATAAACAACTGATCGTGCTAGACAGACCAAATCCTATTGGTGGTACAAGGGTCGAGGGGCCGGTACGTTCGAAAGATGCTGTTAGTTTTATGGGCAGATTTTTGCTTCCTGTCAGACATGGCATGACAGTTGGTGAATTGGCTGTAATGTGGAACCATGAATATAGTATGGGAGTAGATCTAAAAATAGCTAAATTAAAGGGTTGGAAAAGAAATATGTATTTTTCCGATACTGGACTTCCATGGGTGATGTCATCTCCGAATATACCGACTGAAAAGACAGCTTATTTATATACGGGAACAGAATTATTAGATGACACGTCATTGTCTACAGGACTTGGCACCACTAGACCGTTCGAATTAGTAGGTGCTCCATGGATTGATAGTGAAGCTTTAGTAGAAGAAATGAGAAACCGTGGTATTGCCGGCGTGAAATTTAGATCGGCATATTTTACACCCATGTTTGGAAAATATGAAGGTGAGCTGGTAGCTGGTGTACAAGTCCATTTGAATGATCCCGAAAAAGTTGATCTTGTTGCTTTAGGATTAAATTTAGTTGATGCGATGAGAGACCAGAACCCTGATAAGTTTGAGATGACGGAAAGTTACACCAATTTAATCGGGGATACAGACGTCCCTGAGATGATCATGAAGAACATGCCGGTTGATAGAATTATTGCTTCATGGCAAGAAGTATTGTATGAGTGGATAAAGGACGTTCGAAATAAGTATTTAATGTATCCGCCATTTCCAGCTGGATCTAAACCATACAGACCAAAAGGAGTATTGGGAATTTTACCATTAGATTTGGCAGTTTCCCCAGGTCAAAATATTGCATTAGCTGTAAAAGGATATAATAAACACGGCAAAAAATTAGAGATGGATCCTGATTTAATTGATTGGACTGTTTCCAACGATATTGGATATGTGGAAAATGGTACATTTTATGCTGTAAAAGAGGGAAAAGCGCAATTAATCGCAACCTATCGTGATTACAAAGCAAAGAGAGAAGTCGTGGTTTCCTCAAGAAATGTAAATAATATAAGATATGGTGTACATTCTAATTATACAAGAGTTGTATTTGACTTAAACAAAACAGTCGATGATTATGACATTATTAAAGATAATAATATGTTAAAAGTTCGGATACCGTATGGTAAAATTTCTGGAGAACTAAAACAGGAGGGAGGGACAATGGAAGTAACTAATAACCCTGTATTATCATCTATTGAATATTTGAAAGAAGGCGATACATTTGTTGCAGTCTTCTATTTAAAAAAGGAAAACGTTGATTATGCAACACCGAAGTATTTGTCACGATTAGTTGTAGATATAAAACATTAA
- the celB gene encoding PTS cellobiose transporter subunit IIC — translation MKIGGWVVNRFNAFMERYFMPVAGKMAEQRHLKAIRDGIVATMPLLIIGSIFLIISSPPIESWAEFMKPYTSALNIPVKATFGLLGLVAVFSIAYSLAKSYGMDELSAGVLSLAAFFVATPLTEDGNIPLNLMGSEGLFIAIVLAIFTVEVYRFFEERDIVIRMPEGVPPSVWRAFTALIPGAAIIFVVWGMDLLLRNAFNLSLHGVVGAILRQPLEAMGASLWGAIIAIILIHLLWSFGIHGISVVASVMAPIWYSLTEQNVAAQQAGEELPYIIGQPFMAIWVTVGGSGMALALTILLVSRARSRQLKGLGRGSIWASFFNISEPIVFGAPIVLNPLLFLPFILAPLAVGLITYFSMSLGFVGKPYVIVPWTTPPPFSGILTTGDWRGGVLMIINIIVAMFIYYPFFRLYDKKLLEEEQANEAAAATKEN, via the coding sequence ATGAAAATAGGAGGATGGGTTGTGAATCGTTTTAATGCGTTTATGGAACGTTACTTTATGCCGGTTGCAGGGAAAATGGCTGAACAACGCCATTTGAAGGCGATTAGGGATGGGATTGTCGCAACAATGCCATTATTAATCATTGGAAGTATTTTTCTCATTATATCATCCCCACCTATAGAATCTTGGGCAGAATTTATGAAGCCTTACACATCAGCACTGAATATCCCTGTAAAAGCTACCTTTGGATTGTTAGGCTTAGTCGCAGTATTTTCAATCGCATATAGTCTTGCAAAAAGTTATGGAATGGATGAATTGTCGGCCGGGGTGCTTAGTCTCGCTGCATTTTTTGTTGCTACTCCACTTACGGAAGATGGGAATATTCCTTTGAACTTAATGGGAAGTGAAGGTTTATTTATTGCAATTGTGTTAGCCATTTTCACGGTGGAAGTATATCGTTTTTTTGAAGAGAGAGATATTGTTATTCGTATGCCTGAAGGGGTTCCTCCTTCCGTATGGCGTGCATTTACTGCTCTTATTCCCGGAGCAGCCATTATTTTCGTTGTATGGGGCATGGATCTGTTATTGCGTAATGCTTTTAACTTGTCATTACACGGAGTTGTTGGTGCTATATTAAGACAACCTTTAGAGGCAATGGGCGCAAGTTTATGGGGAGCAATTATTGCAATTATCCTTATCCATTTACTATGGTCCTTTGGGATTCACGGAATTTCTGTTGTGGCAAGTGTAATGGCACCAATCTGGTATAGTCTGACCGAACAGAACGTAGCGGCACAGCAAGCTGGAGAAGAACTTCCATATATTATTGGTCAGCCATTTATGGCGATTTGGGTGACAGTCGGTGGTTCGGGTATGGCACTGGCGTTAACCATATTACTTGTCTCAAGAGCTCGTTCGCGTCAACTGAAAGGACTGGGTCGAGGATCTATTTGGGCAAGTTTCTTTAATATAAGTGAACCTATTGTATTTGGCGCACCAATTGTCCTGAACCCATTATTATTTTTACCTTTTATACTTGCACCATTAGCAGTTGGTCTGATCACTTATTTTTCCATGTCACTCGGTTTTGTAGGAAAGCCATATGTAATTGTTCCTTGGACTACCCCCCCGCCATTTTCGGGGATATTGACAACAGGTGATTGGCGTGGTGGTGTATTAATGATTATTAATATCATCGTAGCCATGTTTATTTATTATCCGTTTTTCCGTTTGTATGATAAAAAACTCTTAGAAGAAGAACAAGCCAATGAGGCGGCAGCTGCCACGAAGGAAAATTAA